From a single Oceaniferula flava genomic region:
- a CDS encoding ABC transporter permease: protein MKAYFIRRFLLVPLTLLGVTVIVFALTRFMPGSPMERAMQRAAQAEDNSKSSGSENQGGLSDEQLEELEEEYGYDKSIPVAYMQWLGLIPRERYISKSDIMAREEDTIGASAISDPENETLVVLKGSGRQVKVNKERPEEAVFVDTGEMVADSKWTVRIDSPEERAKRWLRRNGGELSDAPVTPYRAVLYKKRFSGLLQGDLGRSSTFQDKVSDMILARVPIAVYFGLLSTIIIYSICIPLGIVKAIKHRTFLDNATSVMVFVGYSIPGFALGAILLVYLGARMGWFPLFGLMSPDAEELSFWGKVKDLGHHTVLPLSCYIVGGFAYTTMMMKNNLMDNLAADYVRTAVAKGVSFRRAVFKHAFRNSFIPIATSLGGLITIFVGGSMLVETVFDIQGFGLLQFQAIMNRDQSVIMGTLTIAAFLMIVGNILSDIIVAMIDPRIKFH from the coding sequence ATGAAGGCTTATTTTATCAGACGATTCCTGCTGGTTCCTCTCACGCTGTTAGGCGTGACCGTGATCGTCTTCGCGCTCACCCGTTTTATGCCGGGTAGCCCCATGGAGCGGGCGATGCAGCGCGCGGCGCAGGCAGAGGATAATTCAAAATCTTCCGGAAGCGAAAACCAGGGTGGGCTCAGCGATGAGCAGCTGGAGGAGCTGGAGGAAGAGTATGGTTACGATAAATCCATCCCGGTGGCGTACATGCAGTGGCTCGGGCTGATCCCCCGTGAACGCTATATCAGTAAGAGCGACATCATGGCGCGTGAGGAAGATACCATCGGCGCGTCCGCTATTTCCGATCCGGAAAACGAAACACTGGTGGTGCTGAAAGGCTCGGGTCGTCAGGTCAAGGTGAACAAAGAGCGTCCCGAAGAAGCTGTCTTTGTGGACACCGGTGAGATGGTTGCCGATTCCAAGTGGACGGTGCGCATCGATTCTCCCGAAGAACGCGCCAAGCGCTGGCTGCGCAGGAATGGCGGTGAGCTGTCTGATGCTCCCGTCACCCCATACCGTGCTGTGCTCTACAAGAAACGATTTTCCGGGCTGCTGCAAGGCGACCTGGGACGTTCGTCGACCTTCCAGGATAAGGTGTCCGACATGATTCTCGCGCGTGTTCCCATCGCGGTTTACTTCGGGCTGCTCTCGACGATCATCATTTACTCCATCTGCATTCCTCTGGGGATTGTGAAAGCGATCAAGCACCGCACCTTCCTCGACAATGCGACTTCGGTGATGGTCTTTGTCGGCTACTCCATCCCCGGCTTTGCGCTTGGCGCGATCCTGCTGGTTTATCTCGGCGCCCGCATGGGCTGGTTCCCGCTCTTCGGTCTGATGAGCCCGGATGCGGAAGAGCTATCCTTCTGGGGCAAGGTCAAGGACCTCGGGCATCACACGGTGCTGCCGCTGAGCTGCTACATCGTGGGTGGTTTTGCCTACACCACGATGATGATGAAGAACAACCTGATGGACAACCTCGCCGCCGACTACGTCCGCACCGCCGTGGCCAAGGGCGTGAGTTTTCGCCGCGCGGTCTTCAAACATGCTTTCCGCAACTCCTTCATTCCCATCGCCACCAGCTTGGGCGGCCTGATCACGATCTTCGTGGGCGGCAGCATGCTGGTGGAGACCGTGTTCGATATCCAGGGCTTCGGTCTGCTGCAGTTCCAAGCCATCATGAACCGTGATCAATCGGTCATTATGGGCACTCTCACCATCGCCGCGTTCCTGATGATCGTGGGTAATATTCTTTCCGATATCATCGTCGCGATGATCGATCCCCGTATTAAATTTCACTAA
- a CDS encoding GNAT family N-acetyltransferase, which yields MPPGSRVFIGSGAAVPFALVDSFLQASSALHDVELTHIHTLGEMPWLAKKYDDHLRTNTFFLTHNIHKAVAAGRADYTPCTLADVPSLFGGHLLPVDVALIQVSPPDEHGYVSLGVSVDVVRAAVKAARTVVAQINPSMPRQTGAASISAKKIHYFIEHDQSLPEIIWETPRDAQIKAAQYAALLIEDGSTIQAGLGNTPQAVLAALKNHRHLGIYSGIFTDPMMELIECGAVDNSRKQFQKGKVVCSTVLGSQKLYEFIHNNPDIEMQPSDWVGDVRRIARNTMMTAIHGAYEVDLTGQVVRDSRGHRFYGGMGSTQDFIRGAGHSKNGRPIIVLTSQSDDGKSSRIVSGFKPGSGVNTGRGDVHYVVTEYGIARLKGRSIRQRVLNLVEIAHPNHRERLLRDAHRWGWIPKFYNITPTEVSENATGVEARTITLSGKRFTFRPLHPSDTRALQSFFYSHTKETVNMRYGYLKDRLTDEAAYKLTSVNQSVDVAFALFTEMGQRQEICAVGRFYRDPTSDSAEVAFIVGENFRRLGIARFLLAELTAVALRRGIKTFWASVLKKNKPMAALFTSYGATKESHFGEDSDEFTLNTQQLADRLAQPPHD from the coding sequence GTGCCGCCCGGGAGTCGGGTATTTATTGGCAGCGGCGCGGCGGTTCCTTTTGCTCTGGTCGATTCGTTTTTGCAGGCTTCCTCCGCCTTGCACGATGTGGAGCTCACCCACATCCACACCCTGGGCGAGATGCCGTGGTTGGCAAAAAAATACGATGACCACCTGCGGACCAACACATTTTTCCTAACCCACAACATTCACAAAGCAGTGGCCGCGGGTCGTGCGGACTACACCCCTTGCACCCTCGCCGATGTGCCGTCACTTTTCGGTGGCCATTTGCTCCCCGTGGACGTGGCTCTCATTCAGGTCAGTCCGCCCGATGAACATGGCTACGTGTCGCTGGGAGTCAGCGTCGATGTCGTGCGGGCGGCAGTGAAGGCAGCGCGCACGGTGGTGGCCCAGATCAACCCCTCGATGCCCCGCCAAACAGGAGCCGCATCGATCTCGGCGAAGAAAATCCACTATTTCATCGAGCACGACCAATCCCTTCCGGAAATCATCTGGGAGACACCGCGCGATGCTCAGATCAAGGCCGCACAGTATGCGGCTCTACTGATCGAAGACGGCTCCACCATCCAAGCCGGATTGGGCAACACGCCCCAAGCGGTGCTCGCCGCCCTGAAAAACCATCGCCACCTCGGGATCTACAGCGGCATCTTCACCGACCCCATGATGGAGTTGATCGAGTGCGGCGCGGTCGATAACAGCCGCAAACAATTTCAGAAAGGCAAGGTGGTGTGCTCCACCGTGCTTGGCTCGCAGAAGCTCTACGAGTTTATCCATAACAACCCAGACATCGAAATGCAGCCCTCGGATTGGGTGGGTGATGTTCGGCGGATTGCGCGGAATACCATGATGACCGCCATCCACGGCGCTTATGAGGTCGATCTCACCGGACAGGTGGTGAGAGACTCTCGGGGGCACCGTTTCTACGGAGGGATGGGCAGCACCCAGGATTTCATTCGTGGTGCGGGACACAGTAAAAATGGCCGACCCATCATCGTACTCACTTCGCAGTCGGACGATGGCAAAAGCTCACGCATCGTCTCCGGCTTCAAACCCGGCAGCGGCGTCAACACCGGGCGTGGTGACGTGCACTACGTGGTCACCGAATACGGCATCGCCCGACTCAAAGGCCGAAGCATTCGTCAACGGGTCTTGAACCTGGTGGAGATCGCCCACCCGAACCATCGCGAGCGATTGCTGCGCGATGCCCACCGCTGGGGCTGGATCCCCAAGTTCTACAACATCACCCCGACCGAAGTCTCGGAAAATGCGACCGGAGTCGAGGCCCGCACCATAACCCTTTCCGGTAAACGCTTCACCTTCCGGCCGCTGCACCCCAGCGATACCCGAGCGCTACAATCGTTCTTCTACTCGCACACCAAAGAAACGGTGAACATGCGCTACGGCTACCTGAAAGACCGCCTCACCGACGAGGCCGCGTATAAACTCACCTCCGTCAACCAATCGGTGGATGTGGCCTTCGCCCTGTTCACCGAGATGGGGCAGCGCCAAGAGATCTGCGCGGTGGGACGGTTTTATCGAGATCCCACCAGCGACTCGGCTGAGGTTGCTTTCATTGTAGGTGAGAATTTCCGCCGCTTAGGGATTGCCCGTTTTCTGTTAGCCGAACTCACCGCCGTTGCCTTGAGACGGGGCATCAAGACCTTCTGGGCATCCGTTTTGAAGAAAAACAAACCCATGGCCGCCCTGTTCACCAGCTACGGAGCGACCAAGGAATCCCACTTCGGCGAGGACAGCGATGAGTTCACGCTCAATACCCAACAGCTCGCCGATCGGTTAGCGCAGCCACCTCACGATTAA
- a CDS encoding ABC transporter permease, which translates to MLSTILSRLGQGCIVVFLLLAVTFVLIRMMPGDPFTSEKALPPHIKEQNEKRFKLNEPVPVQFVAYLGTLAQGEMGISITREQPVVKIIKSSFPASAVLGLAGIIIAICVGLPAGILSALRKNSIIDYGTMILAMLGISVPSFVLAPILASSIASNIPFLKVAGWGGPLDWFLPSLTLGLATAAYLARITRGGMLEVLNQDFIRTAKAKGVPSMKIILKHALRGGIIPAIAYVGPAFAMLITGSFIVETIFQIPGMGQHFVNATKERDFFLLQGVVIVLGVLIVIGNLAADIALVAINPRLRETN; encoded by the coding sequence ATGCTTTCCACTATTCTTTCCCGACTTGGCCAAGGCTGCATCGTTGTCTTCCTGCTACTCGCCGTAACCTTCGTGCTCATCCGCATGATGCCCGGTGATCCGTTCACCTCCGAGAAGGCGCTGCCACCACACATTAAGGAGCAGAACGAAAAACGCTTCAAACTCAACGAGCCGGTGCCGGTGCAGTTCGTCGCCTACCTAGGCACCCTCGCGCAGGGCGAAATGGGGATCTCAATCACTCGTGAGCAGCCGGTGGTGAAAATCATCAAGTCTTCCTTCCCAGCCTCCGCCGTGCTCGGACTGGCCGGCATCATCATCGCGATCTGTGTGGGACTGCCCGCCGGGATTCTCTCGGCGCTGCGCAAGAACTCCATCATCGACTACGGCACCATGATTCTCGCCATGTTGGGAATTTCCGTTCCCTCCTTCGTGCTCGCACCAATCCTCGCTTCCAGCATCGCCAGCAACATCCCCTTCCTCAAGGTGGCCGGCTGGGGTGGTCCGCTCGATTGGTTTCTGCCCTCGCTCACGCTCGGTCTCGCGACCGCAGCCTACCTCGCCCGTATCACCCGCGGCGGCATGCTCGAAGTGCTGAACCAGGACTTCATCCGCACCGCCAAGGCCAAGGGCGTGCCCTCGATGAAGATCATCCTCAAACACGCACTGCGCGGCGGCATCATCCCAGCCATCGCCTACGTGGGCCCCGCCTTCGCCATGTTGATCACCGGCTCATTCATCGTCGAAACGATTTTCCAAATCCCCGGCATGGGCCAGCACTTCGTCAACGCCACCAAAGAGCGTGACTTCTTCCTCCTTCAGGGGGTGGTCATCGTGCTCGGCGTACTCATCGTCATCGGCAACCTCGCCGCCGATATCGCACTCGTGGCCATCAACCCACGCCTGCGCGAAACGAACTAG
- a CDS encoding SLC13 family permease: protein MHKDPSGERPDTRAVVKRMLGQTDRHALASIVKFFAGITLGLLAYFLPEWLGWQSFESLSPAGRVTLGIMIGAAFLWVTEAIPAFAVGVLVIAVEIAVLGKPGGVYAAEGDNKAWTEFVGAWSSSIMWLFLGGFVLAQAASKTRLDQWMASRILGVFGKNPAYLLASTMAVTFVFSMFMSNTATAAMMITVAAPVLSVIPKNHSFGRSFILSVPVAANLGGIATIIGTPPNAIAVGSLSENLRPDFIQWMAYGLPPALLLASLAYLYLFLSGKKDGLHFQLGTFQSTDAPPTKDENKQRFIVAAVLLTTVLAWMTESLHNIPAPVVSFLPITAFAVTGVLASDDMRNLPWDVLLLLAGGISLGGAVKATGLAAWIGSQVPASLPLIGIIIVISLIGVVMSNLMSNTATASILVPVGIGIVASHSENAPAMLAIPLAIACSCAMCLPISTPPNAVALASGKVQSRDFMKIGLIMAAIGPVVGIVWLQLVL, encoded by the coding sequence ATGCATAAGGATCCATCGGGGGAACGACCGGACACTCGCGCTGTGGTCAAACGCATGCTCGGGCAGACCGATCGCCATGCGTTGGCATCTATTGTCAAATTTTTCGCCGGCATAACGCTCGGCCTACTTGCCTATTTCCTTCCAGAGTGGCTAGGGTGGCAGAGCTTTGAATCCCTCTCGCCTGCCGGACGCGTCACCCTGGGCATCATGATCGGCGCCGCCTTTTTATGGGTCACCGAGGCGATCCCTGCCTTTGCCGTAGGGGTGTTAGTCATTGCCGTGGAGATCGCCGTGCTCGGGAAACCGGGCGGCGTTTATGCGGCGGAGGGCGACAACAAGGCGTGGACGGAATTTGTCGGCGCTTGGTCGTCCAGCATCATGTGGCTGTTCCTCGGTGGTTTTGTCTTGGCCCAAGCAGCGAGCAAAACGCGGCTCGACCAATGGATGGCGAGTCGGATCCTAGGAGTCTTTGGAAAAAACCCGGCCTACCTGTTAGCCTCGACGATGGCCGTCACCTTTGTCTTCAGCATGTTCATGTCGAACACCGCTACCGCCGCCATGATGATCACCGTAGCGGCTCCCGTGCTCAGCGTGATTCCCAAGAACCACAGCTTTGGCCGATCGTTTATCCTCTCCGTGCCAGTCGCGGCAAACCTCGGAGGCATTGCCACTATCATCGGCACGCCACCGAACGCCATTGCGGTCGGCAGCCTCTCGGAAAATTTGAGACCCGACTTCATTCAGTGGATGGCATACGGTCTACCACCGGCATTGTTGTTAGCTTCACTGGCCTACCTCTACCTGTTTCTCTCCGGAAAAAAAGACGGTCTCCATTTCCAGCTGGGAACCTTTCAAAGCACGGACGCACCACCGACGAAGGATGAGAACAAACAACGGTTCATCGTCGCCGCCGTGTTGCTGACCACCGTGCTTGCCTGGATGACGGAGAGCCTGCACAACATCCCTGCCCCGGTGGTTTCCTTTCTACCGATCACCGCCTTTGCCGTGACCGGCGTTCTGGCCTCCGATGATATGCGCAATCTGCCGTGGGATGTGCTGCTCCTGCTCGCAGGTGGGATCTCGCTCGGCGGTGCGGTGAAAGCCACTGGCTTGGCTGCCTGGATTGGTTCACAGGTGCCTGCAAGCCTACCGTTGATCGGCATCATCATCGTCATCTCGCTGATCGGTGTGGTGATGAGTAACTTGATGAGCAACACCGCCACCGCATCAATCCTTGTGCCGGTGGGCATCGGTATCGTCGCGAGTCATTCAGAAAATGCCCCGGCCATGTTAGCCATCCCTCTGGCAATCGCTTGCTCATGCGCCATGTGCCTGCCCATCTCCACCCCACCCAATGCGGTAGCTCTCGCCTCAGGAAAAGTGCAAAGCCGCGACTTCATGAAGATCGGCCTGATCATGGCAGCCATTGGTCCGGTCGTTGGAATCGTCTGGCTGCAGCTGGTGCTGTAA
- a CDS encoding peptide ABC transporter substrate-binding protein, translating into MEKATEANVLVMGNSGEPADLDPQVVTGVIESNIIRALFEGLCGQHPSNDGKHLPGAAASWSANENFTVWTFNLQPEGKWSDGKPVTTEDFLYSYERMLLPEFGAKYASMLYYIKGAEAFNKGENDDFSSVGVRAIDSHTLEITLRAPIPFLPDITKHYTWYPVPKHIIEKHGGMLAKNGEWTEAGSLISNGPFVLSKWVLFDRIECVKNPLYWDADTVQLDGINFLPISNAYTEARMFYNDQLHVTYTLAPELISYSQKKYPDNTKLETYLGSNFLRLNVSRPILQNLDLRKALGHAVDSQAIIDNILQGGQERAGGLVPRMGEYQPAEVMFYDPELANEYLKKSGVNPADLSLTLLTTDREGAKVIAEALQDMWRKNLGITVNIRQSEWKSYQKAMSDLDYDISTGGWIGDYPDPTTFLDMWKKGDGNNRTGWSSEEFESLLGKAELTEDPVQRLRALEKAEKVLLAEMPIIPLYWYTQCYLKHGSLKGWHPLILNNHPYKFISLEPANSNSED; encoded by the coding sequence GTGGAAAAAGCCACCGAGGCCAACGTCCTAGTCATGGGGAACTCAGGAGAACCAGCCGACCTCGACCCCCAAGTCGTCACCGGAGTGATCGAATCCAACATCATCAGAGCCCTCTTCGAAGGCCTCTGCGGCCAGCACCCGTCGAACGACGGCAAGCACCTGCCCGGAGCGGCCGCCAGCTGGAGCGCGAACGAGAACTTCACCGTCTGGACCTTCAACCTGCAACCGGAAGGTAAGTGGTCGGACGGCAAGCCTGTCACCACCGAGGATTTTCTCTACTCCTATGAACGCATGCTCCTTCCTGAGTTTGGAGCCAAATATGCTTCGATGCTCTACTACATCAAAGGAGCAGAAGCCTTCAACAAAGGTGAGAACGATGACTTTTCCTCGGTTGGCGTGCGCGCCATCGACAGCCACACTCTCGAGATCACCCTGCGGGCCCCCATCCCCTTCCTGCCGGACATCACCAAACACTACACTTGGTATCCTGTGCCCAAGCACATCATCGAAAAACACGGCGGTATGCTGGCGAAAAATGGTGAGTGGACCGAGGCAGGCAGCCTGATTTCCAACGGTCCCTTCGTGCTCAGCAAGTGGGTGCTCTTCGACCGTATCGAATGCGTGAAAAACCCCCTCTACTGGGATGCCGATACGGTGCAACTCGACGGCATTAACTTCCTACCAATTTCCAACGCCTACACCGAGGCGCGGATGTTCTACAACGACCAGTTGCACGTCACCTACACACTGGCCCCGGAACTGATCAGCTACTCGCAGAAAAAATATCCAGACAACACCAAGCTCGAAACCTACTTGGGATCGAACTTCCTCCGTCTCAATGTCTCCCGCCCGATCCTCCAGAACCTCGACCTGCGCAAGGCGCTGGGCCATGCGGTCGACAGCCAAGCGATCATCGACAACATCCTGCAGGGCGGCCAAGAGCGCGCTGGCGGACTGGTTCCGCGCATGGGCGAATACCAACCGGCCGAAGTCATGTTCTACGATCCGGAACTGGCCAACGAGTATCTGAAAAAATCCGGAGTCAACCCTGCCGACCTCAGCCTCACCCTGCTGACCACCGATCGCGAAGGAGCCAAGGTCATCGCGGAAGCGCTGCAAGACATGTGGCGCAAGAACCTCGGCATCACGGTGAACATCCGCCAGTCCGAGTGGAAAAGTTATCAAAAAGCGATGTCGGATCTCGACTACGACATCAGCACCGGCGGCTGGATCGGCGATTACCCGGACCCCACCACCTTCCTCGACATGTGGAAAAAGGGCGACGGCAACAACCGCACCGGCTGGAGCAGCGAGGAATTTGAAAGCCTGCTTGGCAAGGCGGAGCTCACCGAGGACCCGGTGCAGCGCCTGCGTGCCCTGGAAAAGGCCGAAAAGGTGCTGCTGGCAGAAATGCCTATCATCCCCCTCTATTGGTACACCCAGTGCTACCTCAAGCACGGATCCCTGAAAGGCTGGCACCCCCTGATCCTGAATAACCATCCTTATAAATTCATCTCGCTGGAACCAGCGAACTCCAATTCCGAAGACTAA
- a CDS encoding histone deacetylase family protein yields MPPTHTTGVHYDAIYLKHDTGPGHVECPERYQAIMDALDSAQLPFQRLEGRTAELADILRCHESWYHDIVKMDVEEFAEVLRTGDTAICPDSYTVVMAATGAVLAAADAIMTGQVHHAFCAVRPPGHHASPGRGIGFCIFNHIAIAARYLQQEHGLKRIAILDWDVHHGNGTQDIFYQDDSVFFASTHEENIFPYSGDIEETGEGKGIGTTLNLPVPEGAGGEIILPLWEENIGRAVRRFKPDMILVSAGFDAREHDPIGMLNLSDDDFATLTTMVTDWADELCEGRVLSVLEGGYDPQGLASAVLAHVRALCS; encoded by the coding sequence ATGCCGCCCACCCACACCACCGGCGTGCACTACGACGCCATTTACCTAAAACACGACACCGGCCCAGGTCACGTGGAGTGTCCCGAGCGCTACCAAGCGATCATGGATGCCTTGGACTCCGCCCAGCTCCCCTTCCAGAGGCTCGAGGGGAGGACTGCGGAGCTGGCCGACATTTTACGATGCCACGAGAGCTGGTATCACGACATTGTCAAAATGGACGTGGAAGAATTTGCCGAGGTCCTGAGGACTGGCGACACCGCTATCTGCCCCGACTCCTACACTGTGGTGATGGCCGCCACCGGCGCGGTGCTCGCTGCCGCAGATGCCATCATGACCGGGCAGGTCCATCATGCCTTCTGCGCGGTTCGCCCTCCGGGTCACCACGCGTCGCCTGGTCGCGGTATAGGGTTCTGCATTTTCAACCACATCGCCATCGCCGCCCGCTACTTGCAGCAGGAACATGGTCTGAAACGCATCGCAATTCTCGACTGGGATGTGCACCACGGCAATGGCACGCAGGACATTTTCTATCAGGACGACAGCGTTTTCTTTGCCTCCACCCATGAGGAAAACATCTTCCCCTACAGCGGTGACATCGAGGAAACGGGCGAAGGCAAAGGCATCGGAACCACGCTGAACCTTCCCGTGCCGGAGGGAGCAGGAGGCGAGATCATTCTCCCCCTGTGGGAAGAAAATATCGGTCGGGCTGTTCGACGCTTCAAGCCCGACATGATCCTGGTCTCCGCCGGCTTCGATGCCAGGGAGCACGACCCCATCGGCATGCTCAACCTCAGCGACGATGATTTTGCCACTCTCACGACGATGGTGACCGACTGGGCGGACGAACTCTGTGAAGGAAGAGTGCTCTCGGTGTTAGAAGGAGGCTACGATCCCCAAGGGCTTGCCAGCGCGGTGTTGGCGCATGTCCGTGCACTCTGCAGTTAG
- a CDS encoding ABC transporter permease → MATKGSSLWHDAWMRLRKNSMATASLFFVLLVIASCFIIPFVGQLTAPVDPALSETENRTLQYNEHWFKPPNYQNLENKFSAPSGNHLLGTDQVGRDLLARLLYGGQISILVGLVSTTIAGMIGITYGALSGYIGGRTDSLMMRTVDILYGLPFLVIVILISLLFSAYAQEASLFLINKWGWDSEFVAKYANLVPLFIAIGTIGWLTMARITRAQALSIKKLEFIEAARSLGLPHRTIMMRHIMPNMLGPIIVYATLTVPGFILAEATLSYLGLGVQSPNSSWGILLQEGSNYMETQPRLLIVPSVLFSLTLLALNFLGDGLRDALDPKAAKD, encoded by the coding sequence ATGGCAACCAAAGGATCCTCACTCTGGCACGATGCATGGATGCGCCTGCGCAAAAACAGCATGGCGACAGCCTCGCTCTTCTTCGTCCTGCTGGTCATCGCCTCCTGCTTCATCATCCCCTTCGTGGGACAATTGACGGCTCCAGTGGATCCGGCATTGAGTGAAACAGAAAACCGCACGCTCCAATACAACGAGCACTGGTTCAAACCTCCCAACTACCAGAACCTGGAAAACAAATTCAGTGCTCCATCGGGCAACCACTTGTTAGGAACTGACCAAGTGGGCCGCGACCTTCTGGCACGTCTGCTCTACGGCGGCCAAATCTCGATCCTTGTTGGCCTTGTCTCTACGACCATCGCCGGCATGATCGGCATCACCTACGGAGCTCTCTCCGGCTACATCGGAGGACGAACGGACAGCCTGATGATGCGCACTGTGGATATTCTCTACGGCCTGCCCTTCCTGGTCATTGTCATTTTGATCTCCCTGCTCTTCTCCGCCTACGCTCAGGAAGCCTCGCTGTTTTTGATCAATAAGTGGGGTTGGGATTCCGAGTTTGTCGCGAAATACGCGAACTTGGTTCCTCTCTTCATCGCCATTGGCACCATCGGCTGGTTGACCATGGCACGGATCACTCGGGCCCAGGCACTGTCGATCAAGAAGCTCGAATTCATCGAAGCAGCTCGCTCGCTCGGCTTGCCGCACCGCACCATCATGATGCGCCACATCATGCCTAACATGCTGGGGCCCATCATCGTTTACGCCACCCTCACCGTGCCAGGTTTCATCCTCGCTGAGGCCACCCTTTCCTACCTCGGACTCGGTGTGCAGTCGCCTAACAGCTCTTGGGGCATTCTGCTGCAAGAAGGGTCTAACTACATGGAAACCCAGCCGCGTCTACTGATTGTGCCTTCCGTGCTTTTCTCTCTCACCCTGCTCGCCCTGAACTTCCTCGGCGATGGCCTGCGCGACGCTTTGGACCCGAAAGCCGCGAAGGATTAA